From the Jilunia laotingensis genome, the window CTGAATTTGATGTTTGGCTGACCGCTGACGACAAACTGGTGGTGAATCATGATCCCATCTTCAAACTGAAAAGCATGGAACGCTCTACCGCTACCACGCTTACTTCACTAAAACTGGATAACGGAGAAACCCTGCCCACTTTAGAGCAATATCTCCAAGCGGCTCAAAAGACGAAGACGCGCCTTATATTGGAGTTAAAAGTTCATAGTAAACCGGAACGGGAGACCAAAGCAATTGAAAAGATTGTAGATATGGTGAAAAAGTTCGGTTTGGAAAATCGGATGGAGTACATAACTTTCTCTCTACATGCTACAAAAGAGTTCATCCGTCTTGCTCCTGCAGGTACACCGGTATTCAATCTGGATGGGAAACTGACTCCGAAAGAACTGAAAGAGATGGGATGTGCGGGTCCGGACTACCACTACTCTGTTTTCAAAAAACATCCGGAGTGGATTAAAGAGTGTCACGAACTGGGCATGAAAGTTAATGCCTGGACCGTTAACAAAGCGGATGATATGAAATGGCTCATTGACCGGAATGTGGATTTCATAACTACCAACGAACCGGTACTTCTTTTTGAAAAGCTTAACAAGTAGGAAAGAAAATGCGAAAAGAAAAAAGAGTGAATAGCTTGCAATTGTACTTTATCAATTTACAATCAGCTATTCACTCTTTTTCTTTTATATTCGTACTATTGGAAATCTTCCAATACTTGTTTAAACTCTTCTACCGTCAGCTCGCCTACCTGACGCCATAATTCTCTTTTTCCATGAAGTAACACAAAAGCGGGAGCCGTATCAATATTGAAAGAATCGGCAACTGCCTTATCTCCCTCAATATTCACTTTTACCAACTCTACTACTCTTTTTTCATAGGTACGAATCACAGGTTCCAACCATTCATAATGGGGAGACCAGTCGGCATAAAACAGAATCAAGACCAACTGCCCCGTTGCTTCTGCTGCCTGTAATTGTTTTGCTACATCCATCGTTTTTTCTTGATTAAATTATAAAACATCAACAAAAGAAACCGTAAAAGGTTTCATCCGCTATATTTTATTCTATAATCTTCGCGTCCTCGATATCATCCTCACTTTTCATCGGATTCTTGGGCTGATGGCTAGAGAATTTAAACCAGTTGATTAATTCGGAAACTGCATAAACAAGGCTGCTGA encodes:
- a CDS encoding glycerophosphodiester phosphodiesterase family protein, giving the protein MKMKKILFTSALLLCIYNAMAQTQVIAHRGFWKTNGSAQNSIAALLKADSIGCYGSEFDVWLTADDKLVVNHDPIFKLKSMERSTATTLTSLKLDNGETLPTLEQYLQAAQKTKTRLILELKVHSKPERETKAIEKIVDMVKKFGLENRMEYITFSLHATKEFIRLAPAGTPVFNLDGKLTPKELKEMGCAGPDYHYSVFKKHPEWIKECHELGMKVNAWTVNKADDMKWLIDRNVDFITTNEPVLLFEKLNK
- a CDS encoding thioredoxin family protein — protein: MDVAKQLQAAEATGQLVLILFYADWSPHYEWLEPVIRTYEKRVVELVKVNIEGDKAVADSFNIDTAPAFVLLHGKRELWRQVGELTVEEFKQVLEDFQ